A genomic region of Longimicrobium sp. contains the following coding sequences:
- a CDS encoding quinone-dependent dihydroorotate dehydrogenase, with product MFYDLLRPFLFTLPAETAHHLGSGLLDLSLAPPPARALVRSALAVDDPALAVERFGVRFPNPVGLAAGFDKSGEAFNALGALGFGHVEIGTVTALAQPGNPRPRLFRLPADRALLNRMGFNNPGAEAVARRLGRGRIEPVLGINLGKSKATPLEDAAGDYLRSLELLEPFARYLVVNVSSPNTPGLRTLQDAGPLRDLLRALHARAAELAWQRGDRARPILLKIAPDLGDAQVEEAVGIARAEGIAGIIATNTTVSREGLRTPRARVEALGAGGISGAPLRARAREVASLVWRQTRGELPVVGVGGIFTADDAWEMVRAGASLVQLYTGFIYRGPGVAREICRGLLGRLRREGFPTLDAAVGSAHR from the coding sequence ATGTTCTACGACCTGCTCCGCCCCTTCCTCTTCACCCTCCCGGCGGAGACGGCGCACCACCTGGGGAGCGGGCTCCTGGACCTGTCGCTCGCCCCCCCGCCCGCCCGCGCGCTGGTCCGCTCGGCGCTGGCGGTGGACGACCCGGCGCTCGCGGTGGAGCGCTTCGGCGTCCGCTTCCCCAACCCGGTGGGGCTCGCCGCCGGCTTCGACAAGTCGGGCGAGGCGTTCAACGCGCTGGGCGCGCTCGGCTTCGGCCACGTGGAGATCGGCACCGTCACCGCGCTGGCGCAGCCGGGCAACCCGCGCCCGCGCCTCTTCCGCCTCCCCGCCGACCGCGCGCTGCTCAACCGCATGGGCTTCAACAACCCCGGCGCCGAGGCCGTCGCCCGGCGGCTCGGCCGCGGCCGCATCGAGCCCGTGCTGGGGATCAACCTGGGGAAGAGCAAGGCCACGCCGCTGGAAGACGCCGCGGGCGACTACCTGCGCTCGCTCGAGTTGCTGGAGCCGTTCGCGCGCTACCTGGTGGTCAACGTCAGCTCGCCCAACACGCCCGGGCTGCGCACGCTGCAGGACGCCGGGCCGCTACGCGACCTCCTGCGCGCCCTGCACGCCCGCGCCGCCGAGCTGGCCTGGCAGCGGGGAGACCGGGCGCGGCCGATCCTGCTCAAGATCGCGCCCGACCTCGGCGACGCGCAGGTGGAGGAGGCCGTCGGGATCGCGCGGGCGGAGGGGATCGCGGGGATCATCGCCACCAACACCACCGTCTCGCGCGAGGGGCTCAGGACGCCGCGCGCGCGGGTGGAGGCGCTCGGCGCGGGGGGGATCAGCGGGGCGCCGCTCCGGGCGCGGGCGCGCGAGGTGGCCTCGCTCGTCTGGCGGCAGACGCGGGGAGAGCTGCCGGTCGTCGGCGTCGGGGGGATCTTCACGGCCGACGACGCGTGGGAGATGGTGCGCGCGGGGGCGTCGCTGGTGCAGCTCTACACGGGCTTCATCTACCGCGGGCCGGGGGTGGCGCGCGAGATCTGCCGGGGGCTGCTCGGCCGCCTCCGCCGCGAGGGCTTCCCCACCCTGGACGCCGCCGTGGGGTCGGCGCACCGCTGA